DNA from Acidimicrobiales bacterium:
GAGTCCGCCCGTGTCCGTGCACAGCTCGGTGCTCGACCTCATCGGCAACACACCGATGGTCGAGGTGAGCCAACTCAGCCCCACTCCCGGTGTGCGGATCCTCGCCAAGCTCGAGGGCCAGAACCCGTTCGGTTCGGTCAAGGATCGGGTGGCCAAGTCCCTCATCGCCGAGGCTGAGAGCGACGGCACCCTCACCCCCGGCAAGCGGCTGATCGAACCGTCGTCGGGCAACACCGGCATCGCCATGGCGGCCATCGCCCGCCTCAAGGGCTACCCGATCACCATCGTGATGCCCGAGAACGTGTCGATCGAACGCCGCCAGCTGCTCGAGATCTTCGGTGCCGAGATCATCACCACGCCGGGTGCCGAGGGGTCGAACGGCGCGGTGCGTCACGCGCAGCAGCTCGCCGACGAGCACCCCGAGTGGGCGTTCCTCTACCAGTACGCCAACAGCGCCAACCCCCAGGCCCACTACGACACCACCGGT
Protein-coding regions in this window:
- a CDS encoding cysteine synthase family protein, with translation MSVHSSVLDLIGNTPMVEVSQLSPTPGVRILAKLEGQNPFGSVKDRVAKSLIAEAESDGTLTPGKRLIEPSSGNTGIAMAAIARLKGYPITIVMPENVSIERRQLLEIFGAEIITTPGAEGSNGAVRHAQQLADEHPEWAFLYQYANSANPQAHYDTTGPEIWRDVPDITHFVSGLGTSGTLMGVGTYLKEQNPDIKIMAVEPPVGERVEGLRNLEEGYIPPVYDKWGGQDLLDGKRIVRPRESIEWTRRLAEEASIFAGISAGAALAGAAKVAEKVDSGVIVFVVADGGWKYMSTGAWTDPIDDVVERAEQIIYF